A DNA window from Arachis duranensis cultivar V14167 chromosome 3, aradu.V14167.gnm2.J7QH, whole genome shotgun sequence contains the following coding sequences:
- the LOC107479731 gene encoding uncharacterized protein LOC107479731, producing the protein MVWGKEPVKLLGRKVAYGILKRRLDTMWAKSGGINLIDVGNGFFVVRFYSEEDYWNVLEGGLWLLFDHYLTIHQWAPDFNAFGAEINKVTAWVRLPDLPIEYYDKQFLETVGDQIGKTLKVDMNTANRSRGKFARLCVELDLSKLLEAKYIVNGSTYYIEYEGLHMICFSCGRFGHVHDSCMNTSGQANSREEREGVLNQDGEENILGANEGSVQNMQEGGNQTVKGKEVISEYSKYSAWMVING; encoded by the coding sequence ATGGTGTGGGGCAAAGAGCCAGTCAAGCTCCTTGGGAGAAAAGTTGCCTATGGCATCCTCAAAAGAAGGCTGGATACTATGTGGGCAAAATCTGGCGGGATTAACCTCATTGATGTGGGGAACGGGTTCTTTGTGGTGAGATTCTATAGCGAAGAAGACTACTGGAACGTATTAGAGGGAGGTCTATGGCTCCTCTTCGACCACTATCTGACCATACATCAATGGGCTCCTGACTTCAACGCATTTGGTGCTGAGATCAACAAAGTCACTGCTTGGGTTAGACTACCGGACTTGCCGATAGAGTACTACGATAAACAATTCTTGGAAACAGTAGGTGATCAAATAGGAAAGACGTTAAAGGTAGACATGAACACGGCTAACCGATCTCGAGGCAAGTTTGCAAGATTGTGTGTCGAGTTGGACCTTAGCAAGCTGCTGGAAGCTAAATACATTGTGAATGGTAGCACTTACTACATTGAATATGAAGGGCTTCATATGATTTGTTTTAGTTGTGGGAGATTTGGCCATGTGCATGATAGCTGTATGAACACATCTGGTCAAGCTAACAGTAGAGAAGAAAGGGAGGGTGTCCTGAACCAGGACGGAGAAGAGAATATTCTGGGTGCAAATGAAGGAAGTGTCCAGAACATGCAGGAAGGAGGGAACCAAACCGTCAAGGGCAAGGAAGTCATTTCCGAGTATTCTAAGTACAGTGCATGGATGGTGATCAATGGATAG
- the LOC110279325 gene encoding uncharacterized protein LOC110279325 has translation MKLMDEVEKDTLNTLVPVFQQMWKLNPNGTMVNSYSGLCAIAEFAKDGISPGGIRSWIAKGRRGELYVAFFNLSEQKAMISTKTSSLAEVSFSDELNQLRT, from the exons ATGAAGCTGATGGATGAGGTTGAGAAGGATACTTTGAACACCTTAGTTCCTG TGTTCCAACAGATGTGGAAGCTAAATCCAAATGGGACCATGGTAAACAGTTACTCTGGTCTGTGTGCAATAGCAGAATTTGCCAAAG ATGGTATTAGTCCTGGTGGGATTCGCTCTTGGATTGCAAAAGGAAGAAGAG GTGAACTGTATGTTGCTTTCTTCAATTTAAGTGAACAAAAGGCAATGATAAGTACAAAGACATCATCTCTGGCTGAAGTATCTTTTTCTGATGAATTGAACCAATTGAGAACTTGA
- the LOC107479735 gene encoding uncharacterized protein LOC107479735 (The sequence of the model RefSeq protein was modified relative to this genomic sequence to represent the inferred CDS: added 24 bases not found in genome assembly) codes for MTLNLCSPCFSRLLLHHSSSPLNKLPETCANHSSNTLLPTLVFSSSPFLPFTSNNLSRASLSESHNEISQDAGQLDHYQLLLRVAASAKDADDALLMIAQNSSRNGGGVVSADDSSTIISAALQRNNSELALSIFYAMRSSLDSVGGNGPSVEGWKWSRPNAHVYTILIQGLAASLRVSDALRVLKYICEVGVSPGEEVRFGKVVRCPSCQIAVAVAQPQQGSPPAERSMDITAWERGLRFLKLKKQSIPAAVHSMVVQTPSGMARTHRFATETVDVPAQEGERVTVAVAAPLNVYRKVGPFKFSPRAPDLYPGEAMCITNHKDGRESILLRAPTKEGNSSLLNPSVLFPLLAVFATGDAASGLIDPGLPQVLSVVAVSSLAVGATLNSVVFPQLKQLPQGSVEVTAIKQRLLSQYDVILSRIKDLKEAAEKEIWMLARMCQLENKISAVGEPSYRTRRSKVKRVRESLQNSLRGRIELIDSYARISSMIEIEVEMETDVLAAETASNADTITEQIEQIMEMENLEERWKIEAEANDEAERILSSQPMPSEDV; via the exons ATGACACTGAACTTGTGCTCTCCATGCTTCTCTCGCCTCCTCCTTCATCACTCTTCTTCTCCGCTCAACAAACTCCCCGAAACCTGTGCAAACCACAGCTCCAACACTCTTCTTCCAACTCTCGTCTTCTCCTCTTCTCCGTTTCTTCCCTTCACTTCCAACAACCTTTCCAGAGCTTCCCTCAGTGAAAGCCACAATGAGATTTCTCAGGATGCCGGCCAGCTCGATCACTACCAGCTCCTCCTCCGAGTCGCCGCCTCTGCCAAAGACGCCGATGATGCCTTGCTCATGATCGCACAGAACTCTTCAAGAAACGGAGGCGGCGTCGTTTCCGCCGACGATTCTTCCACCATCATCTCCGCCGCGCTTCAGCGGAACAATTCCGAGCTCGCGTTGTCCATTTTCTACGCCATGCGCTCAAGTCTCGATTCAG TTGGCGGGAATGGACCTTCTGTTGAGGGATGGAAGTGGTCGAGGCCAAATGCACATGTATATACGATCTTGATTCAGGGTTTGGCGGCATCTCTGAGGGTTTCTGATGCCCTTAGGGTGCTCAAATATATCTGTGAGGTTGGGGTATCCCCTGGTGAGGAG GTCCGATTTGGAAAGGTAGTGAGGTGTCCTAGTTGTCAGATAGCTGTTGCAGTTGCACAGCCACAACAAG GATCTCCTCCTGCCGAACGCAGCATGGACATTACAGCGTGGGAAAGGGGGTTAAGATTcctgaaattgaagaagcaaagCATT GTGCAAACCCCTTCTGGTATGGCTCGCACCCACAGATTTGCAACCGAGACGGTTGATGTTCCAGCACAAGAAGGTGAAAGGGTAACAGTTGCGGTGGCAGCTCCATTAAATGTATATAGAAAGGTGGGGCCCTTTAAATTTAGCCCAAGGGCCCCTGATCTCTATCCTGGCGAGGCTATGTGCATAACAAACCACAAAGATGGGCGAGAATCAATTCTGTTAAGAGCCCCAACAAAAGAAGGAAATTCATCATTACTTAATCCCTCAGTCCTCTTTCCCCTTCTTGCTGTGTTTGCCACTGGTGATGCTGCCTCTGGACTTATTGACCCCGGCTTGCCCCAAGTCCTATCAGTTGTTGCAGTTTCATCGCTTGCTGTTGGAGCCACGTTAAATTCCGTAGTTTTTCCACAGTTGAAGCAG CTTCCACAAGGGTCGGTTGAGGTTACTGCTATCAAACAACGACTTCTATCTCAGTATGATGTGATTCTGTCACGCATCAAAGACCTAAAAGAGGCTGCTGAAAAAGAG ATCTGGATGTTAGCTCGAATGTGCCAACTCGAGAACAAAATTTCAGCTGTTGGAGAACCTTCTTATCG GACTCGTAGAAGTAAAGTCAAAAGGGTGCGAGAGAGCCTGCAAAACTCCCTCAGGGGAAGGATTGAATTAATTGATAGCTATGCCAGG ATTTCTTCAATGATTGAAATTGAAGTGGAGATGGAAACAGATGTTCTTGCTGCTGAAACTGCTAGCAATGCG GATACTATCACAGAACAGATAGAGCAAATTATGGAGATGGAAAATCTGGAGGAG AGATGGAAAATAGAAGCAGAAGCCAATGACGAGGCCGAAAGAATCCTTAGTTCTCAACCTATGCCTTCTGAGGACGTTTAA